The following are encoded together in the Vigna angularis cultivar LongXiaoDou No.4 chromosome 9, ASM1680809v1, whole genome shotgun sequence genome:
- the LOC108320440 gene encoding putative UPF0481 protein At3g02645: MSSLRSTMSNGPSKSTFDEHRWVIHIRKTLEEELEEDGEFAVSIFSVPKLLMASDPDSYVPQQVAIGPYHYWRPELYEMQRYKIAAAKRFQKRLQSCNLDTLIDQLTKLEQRVRSCYHKFLDFNGETLVWMMAVDASFLLEFLQVYAMQEGAKVQRVSSSMSHLVDYAGKKSAHNAILRDIVMLENQIPLFVLRKMLEFKFSSLEAADDMLRMMFIGLFKEISPFKMMEEYPNIQVSESVHLLDFLYDVIVPKSEQQPDTIEAEVQQEEEQNQGNENEEGSSSDSSHVKQFFSEIWKLLSKLNKGPVKLIKKVITVSKPLKVIVQLPWKIVSNLPGLKLLKQPVEYFFFSQEKGENMSSSSKTLMNKPPSVEEITIPSVTDLLNCGVRFVATAGSISNISFDSKTRTFYLPTIGLDVNSEVFLRNLVAYEASVASGPLVITRYTELMNGIIDSEEDAKILREKGIIMNHLKSDKEVANLWNGMSKSLRLSRVAELDKVIEDVNKYYNCRLKVKVVKFMKAYVFSSWQFLTFLAAICLLLLMALQAFCSVYTCSRFFQSALNSSD, encoded by the coding sequence ATGTCTTCTCTAAGATCAACCATGTCAAATGGTCCTTCTAAATCAACCTTTGACGAGCATCGATGGGTGATTCACATCCGCAAAACCCTGGAAGAAGAGCTCGAGGAAGATGGTGAATTTGCTGTATCCATCTTCAGTGTGCCCAAGCTTCTCATGGCAAGTGATCCTGACTCGTACGTCCCCCAACAGGTTGCGATTGGTCCTTACCATTATTGGCGTCCCGAGCTATATGAGATGCAAAGGTACAAGATTGCAGCAGCAAAAAGATTCCAGAAACGACTACAAAGCTGCAACTTGGATACTCTGATTGATCAATTGACCAAGTTGGAGCAAAGGGTTCGATCATGCTACCACAAGTTCTTGGATTTCAACGGGGAAACACTGGTGTGGATGATGGCAGTTGATGCCTCGTTCTTGCTTGAGTTCCTTCAGGTTTATGCCATGCAGGAAGGAGCAAAGGTGCAAAGGGTTTCCAGCAGCATGTCGCATTTAGTGGACTATGCTGGGAAGAAATCAGCTCACAATGCGATTTTGAGAGACATTGTGATGCTTGAGAATCAAATCCCGTTATTTGTGTTGAGAAAGATGCTGGAGTTCAAATTCTCATCACTGGAAGCTGCTGATGACATGCTGAGGATGATGTTCATAGGGCTGTTCAAAGAGATTTCTCCGTTCAAAATGATGGAGGAGTATCCAAACATTCAGGTATCAGAGAGCGTGCATTTGCTAGATTTCTTGTACGATGTGATAGTGCCAAAATCAGAACAACAACCAGACACAATCGAAGCTGAGGttcaacaagaagaagaacaaaaccaagggaatgaaaatgaagaaggaagCTCATCAGACTCCAGCCATGTTAAGCAATTCTTCAGTGAAATATGGAAGCTTCTTTCAAAGTTAAACAAAGGGCCAGTGAAGTTAATAAAGAAGGTAATAACTGTGTCAAAACCTCTCAAAGTCATTGTTCAGTTGCCTTGGAAAATCGTTTCCAACCTTCCAGGACTCAAGCTTCTGAAGCAACCTGTTGaatatttcttcttctctcaagaaaaaggagaaaatatgagttcaagctccAAAACTCTCATGAACAAGCCACCCTCAGTGGAGGAAATCACCATTCCTTCTGTTACAGACCTCTTGAACTGTGGTGTTCGTTTTGTAGCTACTGCTGGAAGCATATCAAACATCAGTTTTGACTCCAAAACGCGAACTTTTTATCTTCCCACAATAGGTTTGGACGTTAACAGTGAAGTTTTCCTGAGAAACTTGGTTGCGTATGAAGCATCGGTTGCATCGGGGCCGTTGGTTATAACCCGTTACACTGAGCTGATGAACGGGATTATAGACTCGGAGGAAGATGCAAAGATTCTGAGAGAAAAAGGGATAATTATGAACCATTTGAAGAGTGATAAAGAGGTGGCTAACCTATGGAATGGAATGAGCAAGTCGTTGAGATTGTCGAGGGTGGCAGAATTGGACAAAGTGATTGAAGATGTTAACAAGTATTATAACTGTAGATTGAAGGTTAAAGTTGTGAAGTTCATGAAGGCTTATGTGTTTAGTTCTTGGCAGTTTTTGACATTCCTTGCTGCCATATGCCTCTTGCTCTTGATGGCTTTGCAAGCTTTCTGCTCTGTCTACACTTGCAGTCGTTTTTTCCAATCTGCACTAAATTCCAGTGATTAA
- the LOC108320441 gene encoding uncharacterized protein LOC108320441 → MVRLVSILVLSWILFSPCHAEDSGSPKETQNGNSAPENNSIIPLAATRTYRIDPSNDFNYYDGGWDITNTHYYMSLAFSGVPPVAVAVCWFFMVAISFTLIALLSCCGCCKGKHSAECSRIIYVVSLSFIVLFLIMTAIGGFFLYTGLERFQITANDVSDVLVTKANSIFNIVQNVVTNLAAAKNIQVAGFTLPDDIKQGIEMAEDFTNEADIIRNQAEKTARISMEFLNAKRESDHCWLYDAYFGSDWLHLLFFGWILVTITFLLSSLSLVVHNGVADTCVAIDEWVQHPRSESALSKLLPCMDEATTQKTLDISKNTSYLVVNLVNEFVVNVANNDNPPMADKDIKYNQSGPALPLICNPFFPNMTERKCDTMEITLKGAPTAYQGFLCDTSPSGVCITVGRLTPSLYSKVMVATNLSDSLYRNGPIFAGLLNCSFVIATFDQINDHDCPSFKRNSHQIFVGLVVVSTAVMFSVILWVLFVKERQVQMSAKKLRTTTTTPGVVPQNHDHDVVPQDQENHISSP, encoded by the exons ATGGTTCGTCTCGTTTCAATTCTTGTTCTTTCATGGATCTTGTTTTCTCCATGCCATGCAGAAGATTCAGGGTCCCCAAAAG AAACCCAGAATGGAAACTCTGCACCTGAGAATAACTCAATAATACCATTAGCAGCAACAAGAACGTACAGAATTGACCCAAGTAATGATTTCAATTACTACGATGGTGGATGGGATATTACCAATACACATTATTATATG TCTCTTGCTTTTTCTGGTGTTCCTCCGGTTGCTGTTGCTGTCTGCTGGTTTTTCATGGTGGCAATTTCCTTCACCCTCATAGCTTTATTGAGTTGTTGTGGCTGCTGCAAGGGAAAGCACAGTGCTGAGTGCTCTCGAATAATTTATGTAGTGTCACTCAGCTTTATCGTGCTCTTCTTGATCATGACAGC AATTGGAGGGTTTTTCCTTTACACTGGACTGGAGAGATTCCAGATTACTGCAAACGATGTATCAGATGTTCTGGTCACGAAAGCAAACTCAATATTCAATATTGTTCAAAACGTGGTAACCAATCTTGCAGCGGCCAAGAACATACAAGTAGCTGGTTTTACTCTTCCAGATGATATCAAGCAAGGCATTGAAATGGCTGAAGATTTCACCAATGAAGCTGATATTATTAGGAATCAAGCAGAGAAAACTGCAAGAATCTCAATGGAATTCCTGAACGCT AAGCGAGAGTCTGATCATTGTTGGCTCTATGATGCTTATTTTGGCAGCGATTGGCTTCA CTTGCTTTTCTTTGGGTGGATTCTGGTCACAATCACATTTCTATTGAGCAGCTTATCTTTGGTTGTTCATAA TGGTGTAGCCGACACATGTGTTGCAATTGATGAATGGGTTCAACACCCACGAAGTGAATCAGCTCTAAGTAAACTTCTTCCTTGCATGGATGAGGCAACAACCCAGAAAACCTTGGACATAAGCAAAAACACCTCGTACCTTGTGGTAAATTTGGTTAATGAATTTGTAGTTAATGTTGCCAACAACGATAATCCTCCAATGGCTGATAAGGATATAAAGTACAATCAATCTGGTCCAGCCTTGCCCCTCATCTGCAATCCATTTTTCCCTAACATGACTGAAAGAAAATGTGACACCATGGAAATAACCTTAAAGGGTGCACCTACA GCATATCAGGGTTTTTTATGCGATACATCTCCATCTGGTGTATGCATTACAGTGGGGAGACTGACTCCTTCCCTGTACTCAAAGGTTATGGTGGCTACCAACTTGAGTGACTCACTGTATCGAAATGGTCCAATCTTTGCTGGACTATTAAACTGTTCTTTTGTCATAGCAACATTTGATCAAATCAATGACCATGATTGCCCTTCGTTCAAGCGAAACAGCCACCAGATATTCGTTGGCTTGGTGGTGGTTTCAACTGCAGTAATGTTTTCTGTGATTTTGTGGGTTCTCTTCGTCAAAGAAAGACAAGTTCAAATGTCTGCAAAGAAGTTAaggacaacaacaacaacacctgGTGTAGTTCCACAAAACCATGACCATGATGTAGTTCCACAAGACCAAGAAAACCATATTAGCTCACCATAA